One Tachysurus vachellii isolate PV-2020 chromosome 5, HZAU_Pvac_v1, whole genome shotgun sequence genomic window, TGATTTTGCGTTTGCGTCTTCAGACGGCTGGtgtcattttctctttttttgatCTTGTGTTCCCTTTCGCACAAGAGCTTGACAGTCTGGCCTGTGCACAGTGGCTGGTTTGCAGACCCAGAGCAAATGTAGAGACTCTGTGAGTGTTTCTGTATGAAGTTGCAGTGTAGATCGGGGTGGCCAGCTTTGATTCTCCCACTTCTCACACATGAATGTGCATGAACTGTTTATGCTGTGATTCAAAGTCCTCCGGGACTGTGTCTGAAAAAGAcagatataattattttataaatattcagcCATAGAGTAAATGATCTATACTCATTCATTTCTTATTCTATCATTAATGACTTTTATTATCTCAGTCACTGCAGACCATTACATGATATATGAAAAAGTGGCATTTCACAATTCACTGGATGTTGATCTGAAAGCATTTTAAGGGTAGCGTACCATTGCATCGGTAGCGTAGGTTAGACCAAATGATATTCTCTTGTGAAAAGCAGAATACTCCAAGCCGACCTCCTCTCATAGTCGTGTCAACCAACACATCGGAGTCAGCCACCAAATCCATTCCCTCGTAGAGTTTTACTCTgccacacaaatacatacttAAGTTATagaattcatattttttaactCTTATAATCCTGGTCTGGAGTTCATCCACAGACTTCTGGGATTGATTCccataatgaataataatattacaaataaatagatagatagatagatagatagatagatagatagatagatagatagatagatagacagacagacagacatataaaatGCTTTTCTATACCCAGCTAAGAGAGAATACCATCAGAATCCATATAAcagattattaaattaaatcaagcagaacataaataaaaagacaaaacaatctAAATTTAAACACCCATTAAAGAACCCCCATTATCCAATAATAACTGATTCATATAAGAAACTACAAATGAATTAGATAATACTAAATACAAGTGGCATAAGACTGTGGGTATACAGGTAACATAAGCATAACGTAACATAAGTCAATGAAAGGTGCCTGAAATGTATCGCAATATGTCATATCCATGCTAGAGTTTGGTGAGAGAAAACCTGTGGGTGTTTGAAGACACAAGAGTATTGCAGGAGTTTGGAGGATGACGTGATGTTTTAGAGATGGTGGACTGAAGCTCAGtatagggtgtgtgtgcgcgcgtgtgtgtgtgtttagttctaTTCACCACTCTAACGGAATACAAAGcaggtgtttctctgtgtgccTGAAAGAGCCTGGAATTTCACAGAGAACTGGCTATATACACACAGCAGTCTGACAGAGCTGCCCCCCTACTCCCGGACAGCCCCCATCTGCTGTAAGTATTGTGACAACTTCTCTAAATTCAAATCCAAATTCAAGCCgtttcttgtttttgtctttgtaattaaaatatttgatgTTGGTTAGAAGGTACCATTGCATATTTATATGATTAAATATATAGCATACTTATTAGTCTATGACAGGTTTGGcaaacttttattttctgaaacactTGTACTCTGTCATACTGTGTGCATTTGAATGAAAGATATATTACACGAGTTTAGAttgtatatgtttttattacattaaatcaCGCATATTCCTTGTTCTGTGTCGTCAACTTTCCTCACTGTCTCTTTAGCCTTGTCTACTACAGTAGTTTCCGTTGGATCTGCATATCAACAGGCACCAAGGAAATTCTTGCCAAGGATTTCATTGGCATGGCAACCGCAACAATGGAAGGCCAGGAGGCCCAGCCACTCACTAAAGTCACAGAGGTTTTGGAGGACTAGGGCTTTAGGAAAAGGGGGaagcagaacaaaaaagaaTACAAAGACAAGCATCCAGACCCCCATTTTCGTGCCTACCAGTGAGGATTTTGTTCACCTCATGTTTGGATCATTGCATCCATTAACTGTATACAGAAGGGCACCCTCTAATGTTTTACAGAATGTGAGGTAATGACAACATATTTCTGTAGATTGAACAAGGAATAAGACTGTAGGAATAAGACCAAGGTACTGTAGTTATGATCAACAATTTTAGAAAGGAAAATTTGTAATGGAAATTTAGGTCAAGATTTTTTATGGGGTGCAAGTCTTTAACCTTGCCACCTTCCATACTCTCACCTGATGTAGCCAACCTGGGGCCGGTGACTGAGCTGCCAGCGATAGGAGGTTTTGTCTTTCCAGCCGACGTTGCGTGGGTCTTTCCACAATAACTTCACCTCACCTTGTGTGTCTCCGGTGTGCCACAAAGCGTTGCGGAGAAATTCACCAGGCCCTGTACGGGACTTTACTGCCTACAGAGGGAACCAGGATTCCAAATCTTAGCCCATTCCTACATAATCTGAGTATACATGGCTCTATATAATGGGGTCGCtaatttacaaacaaaacacatcacacTGATAATACAGAAACAAGTGGGAGAAGGCTGTTAGGttaaatatatacatctatttaaatgtaacaCTTCCAAACCAATGAAGCTGTTCTGAGCTGAATAGTTTTATGTATTGCTACCTTGAGTTGTAGGCCAGGCTCAGCCATGGCTCGAAATGGCACAGACTGCCAGTATGTCTGCTCTGTCTGCTTCCACATCACTACATAGAAGCTAGATGAGTCCTGATATCCAAAGATGAAGCCAGCATAGTCATCATCAGTCACTGTGTTTACATGGAAAGTGCCCTCAAAGTCCACACCGTTGAATGCTGTATAGCCTGCAAATGAAAGTTAGGGGGATTAGAAAAGACTATATGATATACTTATTTTGTTAATTACAAAAAgtgattttttgttgttgtatacAAGTAGTGTTTAAATGTACTGAAATGGGACCTACCAACTGCTAATCCAGGGTCACTGTTCATCGTCTGAACAATCTCCATACCCTGAAATGTCACAAATGCATTAGTTTAAATTTGCAATATGCAATTTCTATTGTAGGTGTCAGGTTTATCAAAATAACAGGCTTTGGATAAATTAACTATGTACTTTGCTTGTTAAATGGTTGGAAGTGTATTATTCTCCAGCATTAAAGCAGCACACGAGTTCTATAGAAATGATCATCTGCCAGACCTGATTAAGAACCACCCAGTTAGGATCAATTTGGGCATCACCCTCTGGGTCCAATATGACAGTCTGATAGGCTCTGAAGTCTGTAAGTGTGACCTCAGAACTCTCTGGACACACATCAATCAAATCCAGTACTGCATCATTGTCAAAGTCATTCTCACACACGTCTCCAACACCATTCCCTGGGGAGATGggagaaatatattaaatataacaaaatctTGATGGGGTTAAATGGGGATGGACTTTTAATAATATATggatattttaaattattaataccctttattattattttaataataattattacttaattattattgtatagtttaatttttattcaattattattgttgAAAAAATGAGTAAACGATATTTACATGGCAGTGACTATGTTTTCTATTTTACCTTACTTACTTAATTATTAGAcagaataatttaaatatattctttctttctttctttctttctttctttctttcttcacttgGTTTCTTAACTTTCTAGacatatacaaacaaataatcaCAATGTTGTTGACTACACTAGCCATTTAGTTAAAGCTCAAGAGTATGAGCTGTACAGAAAACAGGCTGCCTGGAAGCTGATAAACAACGGTGATAATTATCATAAACACTGGTGCAAATAACCATGAGATATGTTCATTACCATCTGAGTCTTTCTGGTTGGGATTGGGAATGAGTCTGCAGTTATCAGGACCGAGACCTCCTGCAGTCTCAGTGTCAGGAATtccatcattgtcatcatcatcatcacagtcgTCTCCAATACCATCATTATCCGAATCAAGCTGAGAGCTGTTAGGGATGTTAGGGCAGTTGTCTCGACTATCTTGGTGTCCATCTTCATCACTGTCCAAACAACCATACAAACAGAAATCAGATATACATTGGGAATGAATACATTCATATAGCATCTGGTTTAGATACGTATATACTGGGATCCTGcagaaagcaacaaaaatatcaCACAAGCAGGAAagcgtttattttatttgctatttcTACGTTCATTTCCCCTACTTATCCATTTCTGTTGCATGAGATTATGAACATGAAGGCTAGTGGCACAGCAGGTAGCTATGTCCACCTCATAGCTCCAGAGTCTCATGTTTGAACCTTGAGTTTGTGTTACTGTCTGTTTGGAGTTTCTCACCAATCAGAGAAACTCCCCTCCCCGTGTCTGTGTGGGCTTTTTCTGGGGTTACAGTTTCATCCCTGACATTCGGACAAATACGCCATATAACACTGTCTATGTTGAATTATCCCTAGGTGTAAATGagtttatgaatgtgtgtgagtggtgccCTGTGGTGAACCTTTTCCTTATTCTTCTGTATTCCTAGTGTCTTATATGTCTCAATGTTCCCAAGATAGGTCCTGCAACCTCTGCAACCCTGACCAAGTAATGCAGttaatgaagataaatgaaagaatgattAGAAACAGATGTGAAATCGAACACACTAATTGTGCTATTGATATAAATTACAATTTCCTTCTTCAGTATACCCTGAGGGTATGCAAACATTTGCAACTCAGTGGTAAAGTATCAAAATATTACCAACCAGGCAGCAAGTCTAGGTGGCGCCAGAGTAATACataatgtgcttgtgtgtgtgtgtgtgtgtgtgtgtgtgtgtgtgtgtgtgtgtgtgtgtgtgtgtgtttaaacttacGAGTCCTGATTTGTGTCACACACATCTCCTACAAGGTCATTGTCTATGTCAGTCTGAAAGAATATAAGTAGCATTATGTGATTATGTGAACATTTTCATAGCACTTTGATTTGAACTCAAATTACAAACCATTCACTAATGAAAAATTTAAACAAGTCCTTAAAAAGAATTTAGAATTCTAGAATTTATTTCTAATTCTACACATGGAAAAATTAAACCACATTTTGATCATAATGCCATCTTTTTGGTACAAAATAATCATTACCCACCCACTGTGCCCTAGACCACTTCCATAATTGCTGAATGTCCAACAAAGATTAGTCCTGCAGTGGGCTTTTGAATGATTAAACAGATACATTAAAGCTTAGAACAGTGCTTGGTAAACTGTGAGAACCTGCATAGGGTTGTTCATCTCAGGGCAGCTGTCACAGGCATCTCCCACTCCATCATGATCCCGGTCTGTCTGCATAGGGTTCGGCACTTTGGGACAGTTATCCAGCACATTCGGAACACCTGCAATGCACAGATATAATTGCAGTAGTGTGATTCAAAGTTTGGAAAACTAATCGTATGCTTACTTTGGCCCAAAGACTAATATCCACTTCTACCTAATACTAAGCCTAAACTACAAAATTACATAtgagttttaaaaatgaaaaaatctttACACATATTGTATATGCATTTACAAAAATAGCCCctgaaaacattgttttaaatttgctcatttaaagatatttggccctaagtaataataataataataataataataataataataataataataataaaaacgatCAAGCTCAAAGATGGccttgtaaatatttaaagtaaaaatttaCTGTGAATTATATATggttacatatatttatatataatgttttagtggcataattatttgaaatttaaagtttaataaattTATAGTTTTACTGTTTTAGTTGAAACTTCAGTCACTGTCATGTCGATTTATTTCCACTTGGTTAACAGTTTTCATCATTACCCATGATGCTGATcaactatttatttatactgatgtCAAATTTATCTCTAGCTAAAGACTGCAATTAAGCAATGAATTTTACTCGTTTAATCTGTACAGCTCTCTCACGTCCTTGCCCAAATGCTCTACTCAAACAGATCACGTTCAAAAAAACTAATGTAATAAACACTATCATACTCGTCATCTTGGAGATCTCTAACTAGCTGAACCGAGTCTCTAATGAGGCTGAACTGCATCATAGGGCTATGCTGCATATTGCAACTTCGGGTTTAACAATTACTTACTTCTACACTTCTactttctcattaatatgacattAAAGATCACCGAACAATGGTGTGTGAGAAGAGAAACAtgactgttattatttatttgtaagatTGGTAAAAAATTTTTCTCCCATTAAACACCATTGTCCAGTGTCCTTCTGAGTCATCAGAGCAGCAGACAGCTGCTGATTGCTTACAGGGACAACAAAAATGAGCAACAAATATATTTAACGTGCTTATGCTGGTGGAAGTCTGAAACAGAGAAATTGTAATGACCGTCTCCATCAATATCTTGGTCACAAGCATCGCCCTCTCCGTTgttgtctgtgtctttctggtcaATGTTGGGCACATTGGGACAGTTGTCACATGCATCGCCAAAGGAGTCTGTGTCTGAGTTTTGTTGGTCTTTATTGGGTACCAGCCGGCAGTTGTCCTAAAACAAAATGATTAGGAAAACATTTATGTTTAATCTGTGCATGGTATCATTACACTGTCACAAAGCCAGGAAGAAAACTTGGGGTAAATAAATGAAGAGGTGTGTTAGAGAATCCTTATATAATAAGCTCCATTATTATACCTCCACATTCTTAATACCATCCCCATCAGCATCTTCATCACACTGGTCACCTATGCCATCATTATCAGCATCTTCCTGGCCTGAGTttggtgtgtatatacagttatCCTGTACAAGAATAATTATGAAAACAGACagtattaatttttattatgtcAATGTCTGAACTGTTCAAAAATGTGAACAGTTGCAAAATACATAAAAGCAAATCATTAGAATCAAAGCTGTATATTAGGCTTACTGGTGTGTTGTAACAAAATTTTAATTAACCACATTAATGCCAATATAGACTtaatgatttgatttgattatgattaacatttaaatacatttaaatagatgaaatgtaatttgtttatatagaCTGAAACCTCCATGAACACAAAGGCACGATGTATATTTCGATGCACCTATGTATGAACattttttgtgtattataaagatgtattttctttattgtttaagCAATTTGATGTTTCTCCTAGACAGTTTCTACATACTATCTGAACTAAATGATAGCTTGGTGTGTGAACAGTTAACACATACTTTATATATCACACATCCAGCcagtaaataaacataaagctCACATACGTAATCGTATAGCAGCTAAGGAAAGCATCCTTTAAGGAAAGTGGATGTTTGGTACATTTCTGGAAATGAAACACAGAGTCTTGCGTATTTCACCACCTTCAAGCCAGAAAGAAACGAACCCAgcatatatgtttaatatatgtttatatttatacccTCATTTAGAGCAGTtcagggttaagagccttgcttaaTGGCCAAGCAGTGGctgtagtggcagcttggcctTGTTGGGATTTTAACTCACAACCAATAGTACAACATTATAACCACTGAGCGTCCACATCACCCAAGAATttgaatgatgatgattttttaaatatattttactttcagCTGTAAATAtgagaaattaaatatataaaaaatgatataCTATGTGATGACTTCAGACCTGTTTGCAGTGCTTGTTATTGTCTATGCAGGGCAGAGCACGGTCAGGGTAGCCATCAATATCTGTATCTACACCACAGGTGTTGCCGTTACCAGCCCAGCCAACATTACACTGAAAAAACACAGACCAGATATAAGACATATGAATCGCACAAACATCCTCGATCATATCGTACATTCAACACTCAAAGTCATTCAAAGTCCAAGTACATTCAACATTCAAAGTCCAAGTAAAAATAATCACgagttaataagttaataaggCATAATAAATCTGGTATGCACTTAGATGAGgtctcatttaaaacaaatgtgatttaccctttattttttaatttaaagtggTATTAGCCATTAGCATACCGCACAAGACACTCCACCATTCCTCTCAATGATACAGTGAGCACGGGAGTGACATGGGTTAAAGTCGAGTGTAGAACAGGTTTTCCGAGGAAAACAGCCTGCCGTCTGATTTCCCACATAGCCAGCTTTGCATTGCCCACATTTAAATGACCCCTGAAAGAACATGAAGAGGAAAGAGTAGGTGAAAGTGAATTGGAACTTTCTTGGCACTTTGACTGACTTCATCAAAGCTTCCATGTCTTATTAGGACATTAGGCTGCTGAGGTCTAAATAAGAACCTTAATACTTACAATGGTGTTTATGCAGACAGAATTGGCTGTGCATGCATTGGCAACTTCCACACATTCGTCTATGTCTAGACATTCCTGGGAAGGAAAAACCCAACAGAGAAAAGAGCAGTTTGACAACTAAAAAATATACGTACAATATCCTCTGTGTATATCTAAGcagcagttgttttgtttttatttttacaccattTCCCACATTTAGTCATTGCCAGTTCCCAGTTCTCCCCTACTGCATGACAGCTGCTGCTAACACAATGTCAGTAACCGCTCTTTTCcatatacatgagctcacagaacCCTATGATTAGCTAGTGTTCTACTGATAGTAATTTAGCTTTGTACTGAAAATAATAGCACTCTTCCCTCCCAGAAAGCAGGGCAAATTATGTTTCCTTGGACCCCCCAGGCACAGATGGTTGTGGCTTCATCAGGATTAGATGTGACATCTAACTGACCATTTCCCTATGATAAGCCGAATGCTTTTCTGATTATgtaattatgtatttatgtataatgtGAATAAGGTTGCAACCCTCAACATGCTAAAAGTGGACACCCTATGCCCTAACACTCAATATCAAAATTCCATTAGACAAACCTGTAatgtctcattcattcattcatttattcattcattcattttctaccgcttatccgaactacctcaggtcacgatgagcctgtgcctgtgcatctcaggcatcatcgggcatcaaggaaggatacaccctggacggagtgccagcccatcgcagggcacacacacacacacacacacactctctcattcactcacgcactcacacactacggacaattttccagagatgccaatcaatctaccatgcatgtctttggaccgggggaggaaaccggagtacacgtaggaaacccccgaggcacggggagaacatgcaaactccacacacacaaggcggaggcgggaatctaacccccaaccctggaggtgtgaggcgaacatgctaaccactaagccaccgtgcccccctcctgTAATGTCTCTTTCAACAAAATTGACATTTAACCATGGCGAGATAAGCAGTTACTTGTTCTTTAAAATAGTCTTATGGAATTCAGCTCAATGAGAATccaaaatgaaaatcaaattcaGATTTCTTCCTTTACATGGTTAGgacattttgtttcctttttgcttctttttagggattgttttacatttttagacTTTTACTGCACATTTTAGACATGCACTGTGGCATACTACAGTTCTGTGTATAAgtggatgttgctttaaaataaatgccaATTATGCAAAATGACAATTGACAATTTGATGACAATTGGCATAAACATTTTCTGTGGGATGGGGAAGTTGGGACAGTCATTTTATATCATTCAATATCATTTTACTGGTTGTTTTTTCCATCTGGAAACCAGAAGACTTGGGTGGGCAGCTACCCTATAtaagtgtgattgtgagtgttagtgagcacCTGTTTGTGGTTCTTGGCGTATTCTAGACCAACCCCTAAGACAGGTTTCCCCCAATATCCGGCTGGGCAGGGCTCACATCTGAAGCCCTTCACTGTGTTTACACATGCACTTGTAGAGTAGCAAGGCTGAGCCAATGAACACTGAGAAAAACGCAGAAAGAATACACCAGCATATGCATGCcttgaatttatatttttaaatgttaggtCTTATTATAATGACATACTCACTTCATTAAGATCTTGACAGTGAGTGCCATTGCCTGTCATTCCTTCAGGACAGGGCCCACAGCGATATCCTGGAAACTCAAAAGTCTCCATGCAGGGAACTTCCTTAAAGCAGGGGTTGGGCTGGCAGCGGGAGCGAGGTTCATGAAACCCTATAAAAAAAAGCTAAGAGCTattgctgaaaaataaaaactccaatgtttgtctttgtcttttctagtttgtataaaatcataaatttattatcacattatattattagtagtaaaagGATCATTATAGAAGTAAAAAAGTACCTATTCAGAACAGAAAAAATCTGCTCCATTAATGACAGAGTTAAGACTATGTTGGAAATTAAATGAATGTAGTTGTCTTACTTCTAGCTATAACCTGGGCAGAGAAGACTTACCGCATATTTGGCACTCCATTATGGTATTCCTAATAAGAGACATTTCCTTCACCTAAAGTAGGCAGAGAACAGAGAGATATGCACATCCACATACTATCAAAACACAAGATTTTAGCCTGTAAAAAAGTATAGCCAAGGGCCAGCTCATATGATTGAttctaaaatacacacatacacacacacacacaaacctgttcTCTGATATCTTGTCGAAGCTCACCCAAGATCTGATTAAAGATAATGAGTTGTCCAATCAGAGCTTTGGTGTGATCACCTGTGACCaacaaacacatttctttattatatGCATTCACAAATATGCTATAATTTCTATAGTGTATTCTGTTTTATAGTTGGTTTATAGCACTTACCAAGAATAGAGTTCACTTCCCCATTTACTGGGAATAGAAGCaaagacagagtgaaagaatACCCCAATAATTCCTTACAGACATTTATTGATACTCTTATCTTAGAATAAGAATATCAGATCAATATTAATGTACATTTCATTATCTAGCAGAGTATCTAATGGTGTGTTACCTATATTGTATGAAGAGGAGTCACCCTGAAAAGGGCAGTCAGTGAGAGCACCTGCACTGGCTACAGTCCCCCCTAGAGCTAGTTTGAGGCTCTCTACTGATCCCTGTaaccaaacacaaacattctcaCATATTGTAATACCCCCAATGTATTTACTTTCTCCCACAGGttcaattaaaaatagaaatgtcgGCCAAATTAAGTAACTCAAAGCTCTCTGCTGTATAGAGACACTTCTGTTGATCAACATGTTTTTATATGAGCTATAATAGATCAAGTAAAACCCTGAGCAAAGCTACTATACCTGAAGCCGAGCATATGCCTTGTAGCCATTTCTTATCTCCACCAACTCAGCCTCTGCCGGCAGGGTGACCAATTGAGGCAGGCGCTGGGCAGAGTCAGCCAGGCGGCAGTTGACATAAAGCTCAAGGCTGAGGTTTTCTCTTTGCAGGCCTCCTATGCGGAGGATAATGGATTGCGCACGCCCGTCTGCCAAGTTAGAGCTTTGCAGGTTTACTGTTTGCAGCTTGCCGTCTTCACGAACATACCGAACAAGAGCTGTCAGAACagtaatttaattaatatagaCTTTATTATGAATGACCTTAAAAGTTGATCTTACCAATTATAGAGCAGTCAGTAATAAACCAAAGATTATAGTGCCATCAACACAGTTATTATGTTATTAAGGGTGATTTATGCAATGGGGCCTTTGTGGAAGGTAAAAGagcatctgtgtgtatatactgtatgtgtgtataatagcAGAGTATTAAAGCTACCCTCTGATgacagtattgttttttttttttttattatggaatAGTTCGAGCATTGTTCTGGCtgtctttaaaatgtattgCGCTCTGGTTTGTCCTACCTTCTTGCAGCAATATACAGACACCAACTTAGATCTGATCCTATATCTAAAAGTACCTTTGTTGATTTTGCCCATGATGGCAAGCTCCAGGTACTTTTTATTGTCCTGCTTATTGTAGAAGCCAAGTAGCACTCCACCAAGTTTGGGTGGCAGGCGGAAGGTAGAGACGATATAGAGATCACTAAGAGACTTTAGAGCTCCAGACATCTTCTCCACTGCAGCCACATTCTGCTTGACATCCTGTAGAGCCAGCATGTCTATCACTGAAATACAGGAAGCATGGATTTTAGTGTTTATGCAGGCATTTGAAGCAGGCATTATGATAAATTCTTAATTTTGAGGAAAATCCATTATTCATTCTGcatgtttcagtgttttctttctttctttctttctttctttctttctttctttctttctttctttctttctttctttactgacTTACTTACTTGCTCGTTCTACTTTTGCACCACAATTGTATTTCTATGTATTGCTTTTAATCTCTAAACTATAAACAGCTCTGTAGCCTGTGAAAGCTTAGGATATATATTTGGCTTACGTTGTATATTCCTGTAATAGAAGTATGTCCTACAGCTAAACAATGATTGATTATTAAATCCTTAAATctttcattcaattcaatttaaatttatttgtatagcactttttacaattgacattgtctcaaagcagctttacagaacataaactaTGTTAActaaaggttattataaagaataatataaagattaatataatacaaaattcaagattaatattagatatatttaagtgtactggagggtgtgattataaatatacagtctggcaAATGTATTGATGAGGATAAATCTTAAATCATTGCAatgcaataaaaatgattaaatgtgaAGGGTGATACTGccatatttgaaaatattataGCCAAGTGGTCTATACTTAAGCTTATATTTTTGttaactaaaaatataaaaaaggaaaatgtccttccttccttccttccttccttccttccttatttcAGTCTATAATCATCATAATATATATTGTTGTCAGATCCCAGATCTAATTACAGTATGAAAGTTTCAGAATATAACTTTCCATTACTAATACAGCAGCAGTTTGCCATCTATCAAGTAGTTAATAAAGCTCACCTTACAAGGCAGGTGCCTTTATTGGCCTGAATTTCTGtccttgtgtgtttgggtctgttGTGGAAAggggaggttttttttttgtttttttaacagagcCTAAATATTTCCAAGTACAATGCCCAAAGAATTTATAAACAACATGTCCTCTCAATTGCAGAACAAAGTAATgggaaaaagaggaaaatattTCTTTCTGTATTGCAACATGAATATACCAGTGCAGTTTTAACAAATGTACACATAAaacttacatacagtacatactatTTACCCCGGTATCTCCTCATGGGGAAAATCACCtacttttgcttttattttatttacagaatgtaCACTAACTAAGTCTACTTTGACAAAAGCATTATGCATTATCAACCATAtaagcacttactgtatatgaatatatttaagcATATATTCAAGTTACTCTTTTCCTTAGTCATTTCTCACATGTTGACTCACTTACAGGACAGCAGTACTGCAAGCCAGgacaaggctgtgtgtgtgtctttgtgtgtgtttgtgtgtttgtttgtgtttgtggtaaagaaagaaggaaagaatctGGCAGTAGACAGATTCAGGGTAGTGGGAAATCTCTGTGTTGTCTCACTCTGTATTCATAGTCCTTAAGTCACCACACAGATACAGCTGTGTGACAAATCAAAGAACAACCCACCCTGATATCTTTCTCTTGAGAAATATGACTTCAACAGTAGATAAAGCTATAGATGGATCAAGTATTTATGAATGCATATGTGTAATCTTACcttatcttaataataataataataataataataataataataataataaaaagaagaagaagaagaagaagaagaagaattattatttgtattcataTTATATTTCT contains:
- the thbs3a gene encoding thrombospondin-3a, producing the protein MGAMRSVPVWIVLIMLQICLCEPLEKQDTQVIDMLALQDVKQNVAAVEKMSGALKSLSDLYIVSTFRLPPKLGGVLLGFYNKQDNKKYLELAIMGKINKALVRYVREDGKLQTVNLQSSNLADGRAQSIILRIGGLQRENLSLELYVNCRLADSAQRLPQLVTLPAEAELVEIRNGYKAYARLQGSVESLKLALGGTVASAGALTDCPFQGDSSSYNIVNGEVNSILGDHTKALIGQLIIFNQILGELRQDIREQVKEMSLIRNTIMECQICGFHEPRSRCQPNPCFKEVPCMETFEFPGYRCGPCPEGMTGNGTHCQDLNECSLAQPCYSTSACVNTVKGFRCEPCPAGYWGKPVLGVGLEYAKNHKQECLDIDECVEVANACTANSVCINTIGSFKCGQCKAGYVGNQTAGCFPRKTCSTLDFNPCHSRAHCIIERNGGVSCACNVGWAGNGNTCGVDTDIDGYPDRALPCIDNNKHCKQDNCIYTPNSGQEDADNDGIGDQCDEDADGDGIKNVEDNCRLVPNKDQQNSDTDSFGDACDNCPNVPNIDQKDTDNNGEGDACDQDIDGDGVPNVLDNCPKVPNPMQTDRDHDGVGDACDSCPEMNNPMQTDIDNDLVGDVCDTNQDSDEDGHQDSRDNCPNIPNSSQLDSDNDGIGDDCDDDDDNDGIPDTETAGGLGPDNCRLIPNPNQKDSDGNGVGDVCENDFDNDAVLDLIDVCPESSEVTLTDFRAYQTVILDPEGDAQIDPNWVVLNQGMEIVQTMNSDPGLAVGYTAFNGVDFEGTFHVNTVTDDDYAGFIFGYQDSSSFYVVMWKQTEQTYWQSVPFRAMAEPGLQLKAVKSRTGPGEFLRNALWHTGDTQGEVKLLWKDPRNVGWKDKTSYRWQLSHRPQVGYIRVKLYEGMDLVADSDVLVDTTMRGGRLGVFCFSQENIIWSNLRYRCNDTVPEDFESQHKQFMHIHV